Genomic DNA from Longimicrobiaceae bacterium:
GCCTCGCCGCCGCTGCTGAAGCGGATGGTCTCGCTCGGCTACTTCGGGCGGAAGTCGGGGAAGGGCTTCTACGACTACTCCGGCGAGAAGCCGACGCCCATGCCGCTGGTGTGAGGCGGACTCACCCGCCGCTGGCCTGCAAGCTGCACGGCCCCGGGCGTACCTAGCCCGGGGCCGTTTTCGATCTCCCTGAGAACGACGCGCATGCTGCTCTCTCCCGTCCGTCCCGAAGCCGTCCCGCCCCTGCGGGACGAGGACGCCGCCGCACCGGGCGAGCTCCCCTCCGGGCCGGCGCTGCGGGAGCGCCTGGACGAGCTGCTCGGCCGCATCGAGCGCAGCGCCACGGCGCTGTACGCCGAGGGAAGCCGGGCGGCGCTGTTCATCCTGCAGGCCCGCGACACCGGCGGGAAGGACGGCACCATCCGCCGCGTCTTCGGCGCCGTCAACCCGCAGAGCCTCGCCCTCACCTCCTTCGCCGCCCCCACGGGTGTGGAGCGGCGGCACGACTTCCTCTGGCGCGTCCACCAGGCCGTCCCGGCGTTCGGGCAGGTGGGCGTGTTCAATCGGTCTCACTACAAGGACGTGCTCGCCGCGCGCGTCCGTCGCCTCGTCCCGGAGGAGGTCTGGCGGGGGCGCTACGAGCAGATCAACGACTTCGAGCGGATCCTGGCCCGCAACGGCATCACCGTCGTCAAGCTCTTCCTGCACGTCTCGTCCGACGAGCAGAGGCGGCGCCTCCTGAAGCGCCTCGACAGGCCGCACAAGCGCTGGAAGTTCGATCCGACGGACCTGGAGGACCGGATGCTCTGGGACGAGTACACGGCGGCGTACCGCGACGTGTTCGAGCGGTGCAGCACGGAGCACGCGCCCTGGTACGTGGTCCCGGCGGACGACAAGCACGTGCGCGACGTGCTGGTGGCGGAAGTGGTGGCCGAGACCCTGGAGCGAATGGACCCCCAGACTCCCGAGGCGGACCCGGAGGTGCTGGCCTACGCGGACCAGCTCCGATAACTGCCCTCGCCCCGCCCTCGCGGCGCCGGTCGAATCTCCCGCACCGTCCACCCTTTCCGCAAACGCCTGTTTTTGGTGTGGCCCGGAGTTTGCAGAAGGGGGCGCGACCGTCGCACGCAAGTGGTTGCGCGGCAATAGTATACGGAACCAATGGAGGAAACATGAAGGGTATTCTGTCTGGAACGCTGGCCGCATTCGCGGCGCTCGCCATCGCCGGCTCGGCGTCCGCCCAGTCGCTCCCGCTCTCGCTCGAGATCCGGGGCGGGCTCCCGTTTCCCACCGGCGAGCTGAACGACGTCGGCAACGACATCGGGGATGGGCTCGGGCCGGGCTACACCCTGGGCGGGAGCGTGACGCTCGACGTCGCGCCGCGGGTCGGCGTGTACGCCGGGTACACCTTCACTCGATTCGACGTGGAGGGCTTCGAGGAGATCGGCCTGAGGACGGACGGCTTCGACGCGGGGCTGCGCCTGGCCCTGCCGACCACCACCGGCATCGGTCCCTGGGTGAAGGGCGGGCTGGTGTACCACGACGCGGAGGTGCTCTTCGACGAGGAGGTGCAGAGCAACCCGCGCGAGATCGACGTGAGCGAGCGCAAGCTCGGATTCGAGGTCGGGGGCGGGGTGGAGATCCGCCTGGGGCAGACCCTCTCGTTCACGCCGGGGGTCAGCTACGTGCGCTTCAACACGGACGAGGGCTTCTCCAACCGCGACGTGAGCTACATCAAGGGCGACGTCGGGCTCCGCATGCGCCTGTAGTCCGGGGCCGCCGCAGCCGGCAGGACGCAGGCCGCCCGGCGCTCCCTTGTACGGGGGCGCCGGGCGGCGCAGTTTGTCCGGTGCAGCGTCCACGCAAACCAACGGAGGGATCGTGAAAGGCACCGTCTGCGCTCTGCTCGCCGCCTGCGCGGCGCTCGCTCCCCGCGGCGCCGCCGCCCAGCTCCCGCTCCCAGTGGCGCTGGAGCTTCGTGGCGGGCTCGCCTTTCCGCTCGGCGACTTCCGGGAGGTGGGGAGCGACATCGGCGAGGGGCTGGGGAGCGGCTACACGCTCGGCGGGAGCGTCACGCTGGAGCTGACGCCGCGGGTGGGGGCGTACGTCGGGTACAGCTACACCCGTTTCGACATCGAGGAGTTCGGGACCATCGACATCGTCACGGACGGGGTGGACGCCGGCGTGCGCGTGGCTCTGCCCATGGCCGCCGTCGCGGCGCCGTGGCTGCGGGGCGGGGTGGTCTACCACGACGCGGACATCGTGCACGACGGCCCCGGCACAGGGCCGGGCCAGGTGGGGG
This window encodes:
- a CDS encoding outer membrane beta-barrel protein — protein: MKGTVCALLAACAALAPRGAAAQLPLPVALELRGGLAFPLGDFREVGSDIGEGLGSGYTLGGSVTLELTPRVGAYVGYSYTRFDIEEFGTIDIVTDGVDAGVRVALPMAAVAAPWLRGGVVYHDADIVHDGPGTGPGQVGATGRELGFEVGGGAEVRLGRRLSLTPGLSYVRFGTDSGFAGGAVTYLRGDVGLRFRP
- a CDS encoding PPK2 family polyphosphate kinase is translated as MLLSPVRPEAVPPLRDEDAAAPGELPSGPALRERLDELLGRIERSATALYAEGSRAALFILQARDTGGKDGTIRRVFGAVNPQSLALTSFAAPTGVERRHDFLWRVHQAVPAFGQVGVFNRSHYKDVLAARVRRLVPEEVWRGRYEQINDFERILARNGITVVKLFLHVSSDEQRRRLLKRLDRPHKRWKFDPTDLEDRMLWDEYTAAYRDVFERCSTEHAPWYVVPADDKHVRDVLVAEVVAETLERMDPQTPEADPEVLAYADQLR
- a CDS encoding outer membrane beta-barrel protein: MKGILSGTLAAFAALAIAGSASAQSLPLSLEIRGGLPFPTGELNDVGNDIGDGLGPGYTLGGSVTLDVAPRVGVYAGYTFTRFDVEGFEEIGLRTDGFDAGLRLALPTTTGIGPWVKGGLVYHDAEVLFDEEVQSNPREIDVSERKLGFEVGGGVEIRLGQTLSFTPGVSYVRFNTDEGFSNRDVSYIKGDVGLRMRL